In one window of Zingiber officinale cultivar Zhangliang chromosome 11A, Zo_v1.1, whole genome shotgun sequence DNA:
- the LOC122032377 gene encoding indole-3-acetic acid-amido synthetase GH3.8-like has product MVVEMVVLTESGSAVAKLGPATNEKDSEKLRLIEEMTANTDEVQKKVLAEILKRNAETEYLRRYGLDGATDRAAFKAKVPVVTYEDLQPDIQRIANGDRSAILSAHPISEFLTSSGTSAGERKLIPTIKEDLGRRQLLHSLQMPVMNCYVPGLDQGKGLYFLFVKSEMKTPGELTAQPLLTSFIKSEHFKNRPYDPYNVYTSPTAAILCTDSFQSMYAQMLCGLLQRLDVLRVGAVFASGLLRAIRFLQLHWQDLCNDIAAGSLTIKVTDHSVRAAVAELLSQPDPELAGFLAAECSKGDWAGIITRIWPNTKYLDVIVTGAMAQYISTLEYYSGGLPMVCTMYASSECYFGLNLRPICEPSEVSYTIMPNMGYFEFLPHGDDHVQDQSQRLVDLADVEVGKEYELVITTYAGLNRYCVGDILRVTGFYNTAPQFRFVRRKNVLLSIDSDKTDEAELQRAVESASALLRPYDGTVVEYTSHAYTKSIPGHYVIYWELLAKGVYNGDEALEVLKRDGVMERCCLAMEETLNAVYRQCRVADGSIGPLEIRVVRGGTFDDLMDYAISRGASINQYKVPRCVTLPPILELLNSRVVSTHFSPAPPTWSPLRRPAN; this is encoded by the exons ATGGTGGTTGAGATGGTGGTGCTTACGGAGAGCGGGAGCGCTGTGGCCAAGCTCGGGCCCGCCACCAACGAGAAGGACTCGGAGAAGCTGAGGTTAATCGAGGAGATGACGGCAAACACGGACGAGGTGCAGAAGAAGGTACTGGCGGAGATACTGAAGCGCAACGCAGAGACAGAGTATCTGCGGAGGTACGGGCTCGACGGCGCCACCGACCGTGCCGCCTTCAAGGCCAAGGTCCCCGTGGTTACCTACGAGGACCTGCAGCCAGATATACAGAGAATAGCCAACGGAGACCGCTCCGCCATCCTCTCCGCCCACCCAATCTCCGAGTTTCTCACCAG CTCCGGGACGTCTGCTGGGGAGAGAAAGCTGATACCGACCATCAAAGAGGACCTCGGCCGCCGGCAACTCCTTCACAGCCTACAAATGCCCGTGATGAACTG TTACGTGCCGGGACTGGACCAAGGGAAGGGGCTCTATTTCCTTTTCGTAAAATCGGAGATGAAGACTCCCGGCGAGTTGACGGCTCAGCCCCTTTTGACGAGTTTCATCAAGAGCGAGCACTTCAAGAACCGGCCCTACGACCCCTACAATGTGTACACCAGCCCCACCGCTGCCATCCTCTGCACCGACTCCTTTCAGAGCATGTACGCTCAGATGCTCTGCGGCCTGCTTCAGCGCCTCGACGTTCTGCGCGTTGGGGCCGTCTTCGCCTCCGGACTCCTCCGGGCTATCCGCTTCCTCCAGCTCCACTGGCAGGACCTCTGCAACGACATCGCCGCCGGTTCTCTCACCATCAAAGTTACCGATCACTCGGTCCGCGCCGCCGTGGCCGAGCTCCTCAGCCAACCCGACCCGGAGCTAGCGGGGTTCTTAGCGGCCGAGTGCAGCAAGGGTGACTGGGCCGGCATCATCACCCGCATCTGGCCCAACACCAAGTACCTCGACGTTATCGTGACGGGCGCCATGGCGCAGTACATATCCACCCTGGAGTACTACAGTGGCGGCCTCCCCATGGTTTGCACCATGTACGCCTCCTCGGAGTGCTACTTCGGACTCAACCTCCGTCCTATATGTGAACCTTCGGAGGTCTCCTACACCATCATGCCTAACATGGGCTACTTCGAGTTCCTCCCACACGGCGACGACCACGTCCAGGACCAGTCCCAGCGGCTAGTGGATCTGGCGGACGTGGAGGTAGGCAAGGAATACGAGCTGGTGATCACCACCTACGCCGGTCTAAACCGCTACTGTGTGGGTGATATTCTGAGGGTGACCGGGTTCTATAACACGGCGCCGCAATTCCGATTCGTCCGCCGCAAGAACGTGCTCCTCAGCATCGACTCCGACAAGACCGACGAGGCGGAGCTACAGCGGGCAGTGGAGAGCGCGTCGGCGCTGCTGAGACCCTACGACGGCACCGTGGTGGAGTACACGAGCCACGCCTACACCAAGTCCATCCCCGGACACTACGTCATCTACTGGGAACTGCTCGCCAAGGGGGTCTACAACGGCGACGAAGCGCTGGAGGTGTTGAAGCGCGACGGAGTAATGGAGCGGTGCTGCCTGGCAATGGAGGAGACATTGAACGCGGTTTACCGGCAGTGCCGCGTGGCGGATGGGTCAATCGGGCCGCTGGAGATCCGCGTAGTGCGCGGCGGCACGTTTGACGATCTCATGGACTACGCCATCTCAAGAGGGGCGTCAATCAACCAATACAAAGTGCCGCGCTGCGTCACCTTGCCGCCGATACTGGAACTCCTGAACTCCCGAGTCGTCTCCACCCACTTCAGCCCCGCGCCGCCCACGTGGTCGCCGCTCCGCCGCCCGGCAAACTGA